In Zonotrichia leucophrys gambelii isolate GWCS_2022_RI chromosome 27, RI_Zleu_2.0, whole genome shotgun sequence, the genomic window GGGGACAGGTAATAACCAGTGCCAGCCACGTTGTGGAAAAGAACAAACCAGGTGACACGATCCCCAGACTTGAATCCCCGTGGGGCCGTGGTGAGGGGGACCAGGTCGGTGCCATCGGAGTCACAGCAGGCGGTGAGGAAGAGCGGGGCCTTCTTCAGCTCCCTGTGGATGAGGGCGTTGATGTCGGCGTACTCCCTGCCCGTGACGGGCCTGCGGTGGTAGGGCAGCTTCCCCCCGTACCTGCGCACCGTCACGTCCCGGTGGTACGCCGGCCCCGGCAGCGGCCCCACCACCAGCTCGGTGATGTTGGGCTCCGGCTGCTGCCCAAAgtacagcacagccagagcctccCGGGGGGGACGGGCCCCGCCCGAGTCCAGGAACCGCAGCACCTCTGCCTTGGCGGGCACCTGCACGTCCAGCCAGGCGATGCAGTTCTCCGAGGGCTCGGCCCGCCACGCCTCCACCAGCGGCACCCCGAGGTGGCCCCGCAGGTACCGCACCACCTGCGACATCTCCTCGGCTGTCAGGTCAGCAAACACCAGGCTCTGCCCGTCCTCTGGGTCCTCCTGCTCCGGGGGAAGGCTCTGGCACGTCCTGGGGCTCCTTTCCCTGGTCAGCAGCACGCAGACCAAAGCGAAGATCGTGGCTAAGGCCAGACCAAGCAGGATGAGCACGGTTTTGAGGCTCATGCCTGCTGAGGCACTGAGTGCTCTCTCTCAGTCTGGCAGGACACGTTTCCAGCTGTGCAATCCTCCCAGCCACTCACTAGAACAAGGGGCTGGGTTTATTTTCCTCCCCTGTTTcctcagcagggagcagcccctggaacTCGCAGGGAGGGTGCAAGGGGACGCTCTCACACATTGCCAGGATTTGCTGGGAACCATAAAAGGCAACTATGCTCTGCTTCCCTAGAGGGCCATCATTTTAAGTAATGTTTGTACATCTGTCCTTCCCCTCAGGTCCCAGATCCTACACTGCAGAGCTTGGAGAGGATGGATGCAGTTGTTTAGGGGAAATAAGCACATTCTCacttctcctctttctcttaACCCCACAGATGCTGGGCAGGCTGTAGAGATAAACTTttcctgtgcagagcagtgttAAACAcatcctgacacagccctgccaacATCCCCATggtcctgcagccagcagggaggggacagctgtgTCACCTTGTGAAGGTGCCCACTGGTCCTGAGTTacagcctggcacagacagGGCTGTGAGGAGGGGAACAGgggcaccagagcccagcctggcaaacaggcagtggcacagcatcaccagctgccATCAAAGGTGAAACCATTAAAGCCATGAAATCCCTTCCTGCAAGGtcctgcccagatccctccctTGTGCCCAGCATTGAGGGCCTGAGAGCCACAACCAGTCCTGGCCATGACCCAacctccccacagcagccacagggcttGGTGCCAGCACCCACATCCACCCCAGCTTgtccctcctgcctccagctGGACATCCCCGTGCCCAGACAACACCCAGAGCCACGCTGGGCTGGTTTGTGGGCACAGGAAAgatggcagagagcagcaccattccccaggagatgctgctgtaaGAATGAGACACTTGAGAGCATTGGACCAGCaccattttcattattttaaccTGAGATATGCACTACACAGCACTTGCTTCTACAGCAGAGGAACAGGATTCTCTCCTGGCTTTCCTCTGGCAATAGACTCAAATTCAGGAATTACAGATAACATAGACTTCCATCTCACATCCTAGTAGGAAAATCATGTTTCCCTTTTCAAGAGCACTATTTCAAAAGCAATGATAAAACGTGAAGTCACTGGACAACTGAAAATTGAGACAACTTCACTAAAAAGCTGAAAACTGGAGACAGAACAGTCAGCCTGGTGTCTCTGCCCACATCTCCTCACCATCCTGTAGCATCAAATCCTGCTCATATTTGGAAAACCATCAAAAGTGAACGGGGGGAAGTTTGGCAAACAGGAGGCAGTTTTGGGCAAGCAGGCAAGAGGGTTGATTTCACATGCTGTAAAGTCCTGCTCGCTGGTGAAAAACACACCATCCTGGGAGTATATAGAGGGGTCCAGGTCATAGTAGTTGTAGGGCCTCAGGAGAAAACCAACGGAGTTTCCCACGGTCACGGTGTTGGGAATATCCTCAGAGTGTGGGATGTGCAGGAAGCCAGCAGTTATCCAGGCTACCAGGTCCTAGGGAAGAGCCACAAGCCCAGGGTTACttcagaagctgcagcagcagtggccaaAATACACGTGGGGCAGTGGGGAGTgacagaagggaaggagggggacCCTGATGGGCACCAGCCATCTCTCACACACCAAAAtcccctttcctgggaaagagctcctcccttccccaaagACCtgccacagaatcacagaatttctaggttggaagagaccttttagatcattgagtccaacccagctgcagccatggcTGCAGATATCCACCTAGTGGAAGGATTCTTGCTTTGGCCTCCATGGCCTCACAACATTTTCATGATGTTTTGCCAGCATTTCTCCACAGGGAGAGACAAActtctgctctgcacacactcTCTGTGTTCTCTGACCAAAGGACCAAGCAGACACACAGAGAAGGGGATGCCCAAACCCACTGCGCTCCCAAAGCTGGGCCCATTGTCCCAGGGGTGGTGCTGGAGTCTCTCTGCTCCTTGGGGCTCCATTGAGCCTTGGCTGGGTGTCACATTGAGCCCAGGGAGCCCAGCTCACCTGGTTGGTGATGGTCTCGTTGTTGATGAAGTCAGCAAAGGCCACAGTGGGCGTCCAGGGGTCGTTCTGGTTGTAGATGCTGGTGCTGGTgggctcctcctccttcctcctggtgACAGCCAGCTGGTACCTGAGGACAAGAAAAGAGAGGGGAGCAGCCCCCCGAGGCAGGGCACAGCTAAATCAACTCCTGAaggcctgcagagcccagaatTGTGCTTCCCTGTGCCTCCCATCCAGGCCATCCAGCAATCCttcccagctggcagggctgaggggctcTCTGGaacctgccctgccaggcagagcagcctgacCTTGCCCAGCTGATGGCCCTCTCCATGGAGCTGGCCTCAGGGATGTGgtctcctgcagagctggtgatCTGGATCCTGTAGCCACGCTGGTGGCCCCACTTGTTTTTGCTGTTGGCAGCAAAGTAGATGTATCTGGGCATCTTGGAGTGGAGCAGGAAGGCAGCCTGGTCTTCTGTGTCCAGGACTTTCCTGGTGAGCCGTGGCCTCTCtatctgctgctctgggctccaggGAGCCTGGGCCATCTCAAACTCCATGTCCTGGGCCATGAGGGAGTTTTTCACCCCTGTGAAGCCAAAACAAAGTCGCTGAGGAGAGTCCCCACAGTGCCCTGCTCCCCAAGGACACCACAgtgcctgctctccctgcaccctgagcagcccaggagcagctctgcagctccccatgCCATGACAACACCATGTGTGGATCTGTGGCTGGACACTtgtccaggctgggcagcaccacTGGGCAGCAGAGACAAGAGGGGACAAGGGATGAGCCTCACCCCAGGGCAGAAC contains:
- the AOC3 gene encoding amine oxidase [copper-containing] 3 isoform X3, which codes for MAQDMEFEMAQAPWSPEQQIERPRLTRKVLDTEDQAAFLLHSKMPRYIYFAANSKNKWGHQRGYRIQITSSAGDHIPEASSMERAISWARYQLAVTRRKEEEPTSTSIYNQNDPWTPTVAFADFINNETITNQDLVAWITAGFLHIPHSEDIPNTVTVGNSVGFLLRPYNYYDLDPSIYSQDGVFFTSEQDFTACEINPLACLPKTASCLPNFPPFTFDGFPNMSRI
- the AOC3 gene encoding amine oxidase [copper-containing] 3 isoform X2 — its product is MGYPSSSFLHGDGLRYGNRLWEHSLGTLHTHFVNYKVDLDVGGVKNSLMAQDMEFEMAQAPWSPEQQIERPRLTRKVLDTEDQAAFLLHSKMPRYIYFAANSKNKWGHQRGYRIQITSSAGDHIPEASSMERAISWARYQLAVTRRKEEEPTSTSIYNQNDPWTPTVAFADFINNETITNQDLVAWITAGFLHIPHSEDIPNTVTVGNSVGFLLRPYNYYDLDPSIYSQDGVFFTSEQDFTACEINPLACLPKTASCLPNFPPFTFDGFPNMSRI